GTATCGATGTATTCTAGGTTATTTGGCTATTGATCTAAATATTGTTTTTTTTGTAGCCATACCACCTAATTCCTCTTAAATAAATAAATATATTTGGATACACTGCAATTGTTTAAAAAAAAACAAATTGTTCATAAGTAGATAAATACTTTTAATAGAGCTCTCTGTTGTCAACAGCATCTTCAAGCCAATTAAATCTTTAGGACTGAGATGTTTAGTAGCATTTACTTGAAGTCTTTGTGATTTTGGAAACTAATTGAGTTTTTTTTTTTGTTATTAGTATTCAATAATTGTTTAGTAAACCTCCAAACAACAAATCTCCTCACTCAAAATCCAAGGGGAGACAAAGTATGTTCTGAGATTCTACAGAAAGTTACAAACCAATCCTTTGTGTGATCCATCCAATCCAAATTAAAGACCATAACAGAACATTAAATATTGTGAAAGTTACAAAGGAAACGTTCCAGTGAAGCGGATATGATCAAGTGTGCGACGCAGACCGTACTTACAAACCGCTGCATTTGCTGCTCGGAAACCCCCTCCGTAAGCTGGAGATGCGTCATGAGCTATCTGATGCTTAAAGAACTCTCCAAGTTTCTTCTCCACGTTTGATTTTCCTCCTTTCTTGTTAGAAGACGATGATGATGATGATGACGACGAGGTGGCAGTTGATGTTGAGGGCATGCTTCTTGAAGAAGGATCTGAGAGAACTTCAGATTCAAGCCACATGTAAGAGAGGACTTGGCAGATACCTTCCTCTACCTCAGGGTTAAGGTTCCTATACCCTAATGAAATCAAGAAATTAAACAAATTAATATGCTTATAGACTTATAGTGTTTTGAATTTAGGACAAGAAGTTCAAGAAATGTTCTGAAATATATTTTAAGACCATATTATTATTTGTTTATTTTAAACAGAGTAAAAGCAAAAACGATAAACAGTTTAGTTTTGTAAAATATTATTGAACCGAATAAATCGAATTTACTTAAAATAATTCAGCGAACATATTAGTTTCTTATATAAAAGATTGATGGAGGTGAATAGTAAGTGTACCTTTGAGCCTTAGCCATCCATGCATCAGCTCGTGGGCAAGAATTGCTCCAGTTAATAGTCTTCATGCATCCAGCAAAGTTGAGTTAGGTTACTAACCACATTCACTATCTTTTTGGGTTGGAATCGAAAAGTGAGTTGAGTTTGAGAAAACAAAGTACCTAGGGAGGCCGTAAAGAACGAGAATCGCAGTGACTTCACATTTACGTGTAAGCTTTTGAGGCTGAGTTCTCATGCCAACAAGACGGTGAGCGCCAAGTCTCGGTCTTTTAAGAACCTAGGAAGAACCAAAACATACAAAAACATTTTACCAAAAAAAACATACAAAAACAGACCAAAAATAATGTTTAGAATTAGAAATTACGTTAAGTTGTAACAAGCATTTAAAAGACTTACACTTGTGACTGTTTGTTCTTCAGACAAACATAAACCCCTTGTCTCAGGCATGTGATGGTATCCCTAAGGGAAGTACATAAGACTTTTAGTTATAAATTGAGAGAAACTCAACGTGAAAATGCTATGTTTAAGTCTAAAGACCAAAATATTACGTGTTTCTCTCCGACGATAGCGTCGTTGAGAGCTTCTCGCTGAACAAGAAGCATGGGGATTTGTTGCTCAAGTTTCATGTACATTCCTTCGTAATAGTCACGTATTGCATGGTAAAGTGGTTGACAGTCTCCAGTGTCGGTTATCGCAGTTTCCATGCATTCTAAACATAAACTTCTCCCATCGTCTAACGTGTAATATCTCACCTCCCATGACTTCATAAGGTCCCAACATAGAAAAAACACATATGGATTTAGCAATATAATCAAGAGAGCATTTTGGTTTCAATATTAATATTTCATTACCTCCAAACGTTCGCAGCTACAACAACGAGCGGTTCTATCGTGTTCGTGAGACGGACAATACTTTTGGTTCCAAAACGGATGGCATCGATATTCGATCAAGCCAGCATCATTAGTTGGGATCTAAGAAAAGTTTATGAAATTAGAATATAATATATACTATGTGATGTGTAAGAATCTAATAATGTGGTTGTTAAGTTGCTTACAAAATGGTGACAAACTTCGCATTTAGGATGAGTAAGCTCTTTGAAACAAATCTTATGGTAGGGTTTGGTTCCTGATAGAGAGAACTTTGAGCCAAGTGAGAAGACAAAAGATACAACCTTAGTACTCCAAACGCAAACGTGTGTATCATATATTGATATGTATTATGTTAAGTGTGTATATATATATACATACCTCATGCTCAGTGATAGGGTAACGACATGAATCACAACAGAAGCAATCAGGATGAAAGAATGTTCCCATGCATCCCAGATAGTTCCCCAATCCAATATCGCTATTGCAACCGCCACATATTCTGCTACAAATATAGATCAAACACCATTTATTTTTAATATAATTTGAAGTAATAATTCTATGGAACTGAAGTAAGAGTGTACACTTTTGTACCTTTGTGGTCGTCTGACTTGATAGGACGGTTCATAAGGTGGAATGAAAGATGGATTCAATCCACTGTGAAAAGGCCTAGGGAAATCTGAATTATTATCCATAGACCAACCATATCCTGCCCAGATAAAATA
The DNA window shown above is from Brassica oleracea var. oleracea cultivar TO1000 chromosome C3, BOL, whole genome shotgun sequence and carries:
- the LOC106329560 gene encoding protein DA1-related 2 isoform X2, with protein sequence MDSSSYGVSHVSHISNPCIFGAGSSSSPGKKWNLMKWVSKLFKSGSNGGTSGARTNHHPPQFQEDENMVFPLPPSSSDDRSRASRDKEELDRALSVSLADDTNRPYGYGWSMDNNSDFPRPFHSGLNPSFIPPYEPSYQVRRPQRICGGCNSDIGLGNYLGCMGTFFHPDCFCCDSCRYPITEHEFSLSGTKPYHKICFKELTHPKCEVCHHFIPTNDAGLIEYRCHPFWNQKYCPSHEHDRTARCCSCERLESWEVRYYTLDDGRSLCLECMETAITDTGDCQPLYHAIRDYYEGMYMKLEQQIPMLLVQREALNDAIVGEKHGYHHMPETRGLCLSEEQTVTSVLKRPRLGAHRLVGMRTQPQKLTRKCEVTAILVLYGLPRLLTGAILAHELMHGWLRLKGYRNLNPEVEEGICQVLSYMWLESEVLSDPSSRSMPSTSTATSSSSSSSSSSNKKGGKSNVEKKLGEFFKHQIAHDASPAYGGGFRAANAAVCKYGLRRTLDHIRFTGTFPL
- the LOC106329560 gene encoding protein DA1-related 2 isoform X1; its protein translation is MDSSSYGVSHVSHISNPCIFGAGSSSSPGKKWNLMKWVSKLFKSGSNGGTSGARTNHHPPQFQEDENMVFPLPPSSSDDRSRASRDKEELDRALSVSLADDTNRPYGYGWSMDNNSDFPRPFHSGLNPSFIPPYEPSYQVRRPQSRICGGCNSDIGLGNYLGCMGTFFHPDCFCCDSCRYPITEHEFSLSGTKPYHKICFKELTHPKCEVCHHFIPTNDAGLIEYRCHPFWNQKYCPSHEHDRTARCCSCERLESWEVRYYTLDDGRSLCLECMETAITDTGDCQPLYHAIRDYYEGMYMKLEQQIPMLLVQREALNDAIVGEKHGYHHMPETRGLCLSEEQTVTSVLKRPRLGAHRLVGMRTQPQKLTRKCEVTAILVLYGLPRLLTGAILAHELMHGWLRLKGYRNLNPEVEEGICQVLSYMWLESEVLSDPSSRSMPSTSTATSSSSSSSSSSNKKGGKSNVEKKLGEFFKHQIAHDASPAYGGGFRAANAAVCKYGLRRTLDHIRFTGTFPL